A genomic stretch from Meriones unguiculatus strain TT.TT164.6M chromosome 15, Bangor_MerUng_6.1, whole genome shotgun sequence includes:
- the Cryba2 gene encoding beta-crystallin A2: MSSAPAPGPAPASLTLWDEEDFQGRRCRLLSDCANVCERGALRRVRSVKVENGAWVAFEYPDFQGQQFILEKGDYPCWSAWSGSSGHHSNQLLSFRPVLCANHSDSRVTLFEGENFQGCKFELSDDYPSLPSMGWTSKDVGSLKVSSGAWVAYQYPGYRGYQYVLERDRHSGEFRTYSDFGTQAHTGMLQSIRRVQH, from the exons ATGAGCAGCGCCCCTGCCCCGGGCCCGGCGCCGGCTTCCCTCACGCTCTGGGACGAAGAGGACTTCCAGGGTCGTCGCTGCCGGCTGCTGAGCGACTGTGCCAACGTCTGCGAGCGTGGAGCCCTGCGCAGGGTGCGCTCCGTCAAGGTGGAGAACGGCGC ATGGGTGGCCTTCGAGTATCCCGACTTCCAGGGACAGCAGTTCAttctggagaaaggggactaCCCTTGCTGGAGTGCCTGGAGCGGCAGCAGCGGCCACCACAGCAACCAGTTGCTGTCTTTCCGGCCAGTGCTGTGTGCG AACCACAGTGACAGCCGAGTGACACTGTTTGAGGGGGAAAACTTCCAGGGATGCAAGTTTGAACTCAGTGATGACTACCCATCACTGCCTTCCATGGGCTGGACCAGCAAAGACGTGGGTTCCCTCAAAGTCAGCTCTGGAGC GTGGGTGGCCTACCAGTACCCAGGCTACCGAGGTTACCAGTATGTCTTGGAACGGGACCGGCACAGTGGGGAGTTTCGTACCTACAGTGACTTTGGCACGCAGGCTCATACTGGAATGCTGCAGTCCATTCGAAGAGTCCAGCACTAG